GACCGTCGGGCGAGAACTTCAGCGAGTAGACGTACCTTCCCGGCTGCGGCAGGTCGGTCACCTTCTCTCCGGTCGTCAAGTCGTAGACCTGCAGGTAATTCCAGCCCCCTGTTGCCAGCCAGCGTCCGTCTGGCGAGAGAGCGACCGCGCGCAGCCAGTGCGGAAGGCCCGCTCGTATCTCCCGGTACCGGCTCCAGTTCGACGTCCGCCAGACGATAGCCGTTAGCCGCGATGAGGCTTCGCTCGCGCCCAGAAGATACTGCCCGTCCGGAGTAAACGCCACATCACGCCAGCCGCCTGTCAACCCAGTCAGCACCTTCACCACTGAGCCGTCGTTGGTGTTGAACACCAACACGGAACCCATCGCTCCGGGTACCGCCATGAGGCTGCCATCTGGGGAAACAGACGGTTTCACGTGGTCAGGTGCCAGTCGGGGAAAGAGGAGTACGGGGTCGTTTGGGGAAGCACGGAGAGGAAGATGAAACGCGCCAGTGAAAACAAGACCCACAAACAGAAGGAGACCGAGCCTCCTGCGCGGAATAGAAGATTTTGCCATGGAACCCTCCCTTGTCCGTCTCGGGGTGAACCCTAGAAGTTGCCGCGGCTGTTGTTGGGCGCACGCAGGAGACAGATGTGATTTCATGCCGAGTATCGGCATTTGTGAACAATTTCTCTAGGTCAATTTGGTGTTCCCTGCATCTTGCAAAGTTTTCGGAAAGATTGTACGATATGTTGTGAGGTGAAAGCGATGAGCCAGGTGGCGTTGCAGGATGTGAAGCGATGGAGCCTTTCGGAGTGGCTACAACTGCCAGAGGGGCCACCTTTTTACGAACTGGAGAATGGGAGATTAATCCAGATGCCTTCGCCACGACGGGAACACCAGCGGGTGGTGGCTAAACTCTTTAACTATCTGGACAAGTGGTGCACGGTTCGACAATTGGGCACGGTGGTCATGGAGGTGGATGTTGCCCTCCCGACGGGTCGCGGATACATCCCGGATATTGCGTTCGTGCGTCGCGAGCGAGAGGCGGAACTGCTGGCGGAAGACGGTAAGATACATGGCGCACCGGATTTGGTGGTCGAAGTGCTCTCAGAAGGCTCGCGCTCCCGCGATTTGTTCCGAAAGTTCGAGGGTTACCAAGAGGCAGGCGTGCGTTATTACTGGATTGTGGATCCCGAAGCGTGGCTCATCGCCGAGTACGCGTTGACCGAGCAGGGCTATGTGTTGCGCAGCGTGACTGAAGAGGGGGAAGTGTTCCGACCGAGCCTGTTCGAAGGGCTCGAGATTGACCTGAAAGCCATTATGACCACCACGCAGAGACCGTAAAGCATTACACTTTCTGCCCCCGTAGATAAACCGCCTGAATGCTCATCAGGTTCTCGATACGTTCCAGCGGGTTGCTGGACAGCACCACCATATCCGCCCTCGCCCCCGGCTGCAGGCTCCCTATCCTGCTCTCCTGCCTCAGCGCCCGCGCAGCCACCACCGTCGCCGCCCGCAACGCCTCTTCCGGCGTGAAGCCACATTGTACCAGAAGACGCAGCTCGTGATGCAGGGCGGCACCAGGCAGCACACCCGGTGCAGGCGTATCAGTACCCGCCCCAATAAGGACACCCTGCCGCCGCGCCTCTGCCACAAACTGCTTGAAGACGCGCACCGCGCGCTCCGCCATGCGAAAATCCGCAGCCGTCCACCCGCGCGTAGAGAGAAAGTCCCAGTAGGGGCGCGCCCATTCCCGCTGCCACTCCGGTGGCAAAGCCACGCCTGCCGGATGCTTCTGTCGCCACCACGGTGGGATGTCGTACACGCTCAGCGTGGGCGTCCAGACGATGGATGTCGCGTAAGCCAGCTCCATCAGACGACGGGTGCGCTCTGTATCCATCTCCAGGCGTTCAAACCCAGCAAACAGGCGCAGATAGTCGCTCTTTCGTTTCTCGTCCACCGATGGACGGTTTGGCAACAGCTCATGCAGGAGGCAATGCGCATGCTCGATACCGCTGATGCCCAGTCGCATGAGCTGCGATGCCGCAATCGTCTCGTGGTGTGTGGTGGTAGGCATTCCCAGCCAGCGCGCATAGTCGATCACCGCCTCACAGGTGGGCAGGTCGGCGTTCACGTAGAGTTTGAAGCCGTCTGCGCCGAGCTTGCGCATGTGTTCGAGCAAGGCGGGTACGTCACGCGGGTTTTTCACCGCCACCGCTTCCCACCACGAGGGCTTGCCGGTGTCGATGTTGCGTCCCATCCAGTACACATACGGGCGTCTGTCCCCCTTGCGCCAGGCCTCCCGCCACTGCGCAATGACCCTCGGCGAGGAACCCATATCGCGTACGGACGTGACCCCGTAGCGCACGAAGAGTTCAGGCGTTTTCACCTCATCCACATGCACATGCAGGTCGATCAGTCCGGGAATGACCCATCCGCCTTTGCCGTCAATCAGGCGCACGTTAGACGAGAAACGAACCACGTCCGCGCGCCCTACATCGCTAATCCGTTCCCCCTCCCAAAGCACAAAGCCCGGGTGGATGACCTGCCTGCCATCCCATACGGTAACGTTGATGAGTGCTCGCGGCATGTTTGGCTCCTCGCATCCTTCAAACGTGCGCTTATGTATTGTAGCATAGTTATATGTATTGTAGCATACTTACTGGTACAATTGCCTTGGGGGGAAGATGCATGAACCGCGCACGAGACTGGCTGCGCCAGGCAGAGCGAGACCTGCAACAGGCGGAAACGAGCAAGCGGGAACGCTTGCACGAGTGGGCGTGCTTCGCCGCGCAACAGGCTGCCGAAAAGGCGGTGAAAGCTCTGCATCTAAAGTACGGGCAATACGGTTGGGGGTATGTGGTCGCCAGACTACTCGAAGACCTTCCAGCCGACATCACCGTACCGCCAGACCTGATAGACAAGGCAAGAGTACTCGATACATTCTACATCCCAACCCGATATCCTAACGGTTTTTCCGAGGGCGCGTCCTATGAGCATTATGGCGCTTTGCAAAGCGAGGAGGCAATTCGGTATGCCCGTGAGGTCGTTGAATTCGCGCGTGCTCAAATGGCCTGACCTGCAGACCGTTCGTGAGGCGGTCGTGGAGTGGGCGCAGCAGATAGCAAAGCAGCGTCCAGAGGTCGCCCGCATCGGTCTTTTCGGTTCGTATGCACGGGGAGATTGGGGCGTCGGCAGCGATATCGACCTCGTGGTGATTGTTCGTCACACCGACGTGCCTTTCATGCGGCGCGCGCTGGACTACGACACGCGCGGATTGCCCGTTGGGGCGGACGTGCTGGTGTACACCGAAGCGGAATGGCAGCAGATGCTTCGGGAGGGCAGGTTTGCCCCTACCATAGAACGTGAGGCAATTTGGGTATATCCGTGACTAACGCTTCTGCATCAGCACGATGCGGTTGGTGTTGGTGCCTTTCACGCGGTTGGACACGCCCCAAATGTGCGCCGTTTTGGTGAAATGCTGGTCGTTAATCACGATTGCCTGCGGCATCAGGGGCAGTCCCTGTACAGCCTGAACCACTACCTCTTCCAGCCGCACCTTCCCGCCGCGCACTTCGCCCACTTCAAAGGCTATCCAGCCACCCTGCACCAGCACCCGCGTCAGCTCGCGGAACACGTGCCGCATCGCCTCGCGCCATTCGTGTACCCCGCGCGCGATGGTGATGGGCACGGCTTGTGGGTCAATACCGCAGAACCAGCACCGCAGCCAGTTGTCCTGAGCATAGTCCACCACATCCAGAAACGGCGGCGAAGTCACCACCAGATGCACGCTGGCATCGGGAATCTCCGGGGTGTGGTGCGCCTGCCGGGTGAGCAGCAGCGCCCGCGGTGCTACCGATGCCAGACGGGCACGTACCAGACTGTCGCAATCTCTCAGCAACGAACGGGATTTTTGCAGGATAATGGTTTTTACCTCGCGTCGCGGCGGGGTCTGCCCCAGCCGCTGGTTGATTTTGCGCTGCGACTCAATGGACACCGCCTGGTTCGGCGGCAGCGTATACACCGAAAAGAAACCTTTCGAGTGTCCTGTAAGCCGGTTGACCGCTACCATGCGTATCCAGCGGTCTACGTCGTCCATATCACCTGCCCTCTCCCGCTGCAACAGATACTCTCGCAGTGCGCAGATTTCGGTAAGCGTTTCGGGATGATAGAATACCTCCAGCTCCTGTGGGTAGTGCCTGCAGTGACTCAGGTCTAATTGCCTTAACCGGTCTGCGACTGCAGCGAGGGACGGCGGGTTCAAACGCGGGCGGGTCAGGATGTCACTCAGGGGGTTCACGTCACACCCAAACGGCACACGTCCCATCAGGGCAGCTTCAATTAGCGTAGTGCCGCGCCCCATGAAGGGGTCATACACGACATCACCAGGTTGGGTGAGCAGGTCAATAAAGAATCTTGGCAGCTGCGGCTTGAAGCAGGCGCGGTAGGCGATTTCGTGAAGGCTGTTCGCCTGACGCTGTTTTGACGTCCAGAACTGGTTGACGTAAGTGGGGACGCCTTTCGTCTCCTGCACGACGCTTTCCCTACCAAACTGATTGAAATCTGTCAGATAATCGTGCAACACCTTCAGGTCGTCGGACGTCCCCTGCATGTCGCTCAATTCAGCATCGTATCGCCGATGGGGCGTTTGCGCACGATGACGAACCCCAGAGCATGGGAATCGGACGGCTTGGGCTGTCCCTGAATAATTGCCCGCACAATGGCATCCAGCTGCTTCACGCGCTGTTCGGTCTCTTCCTGCCGCGCCTGCAGTTCCTTCACCACTGCCTCCAGATAAGCCTGGCGCATCTCCAGTTCGCGCGCTTTGCGAAGCAACTGGCGCATTTGCTCATAAAGCCGCTTCACTTCCACAGGCTCTATGGCTTCCAGCACCTGCTGCCGCAGGTTCCCATCTTCCAGCAGCAACGCGATAATGGTTTGTGCATCTATCCTTTCCATCGCCCCGGTTCACCTGACTGGTTTCTATTCTCATCTCATTTTACCGTATGCGCGCAGGAAGCGCAAAGGGGATGAGCGCAGGTGCAGCGTTCTCCAACCGCGAGTCCCCTCGATTTCCGATGAGTCAATGGTATGACGCACCAGCACTTACTCGCACCGTCCAGGATTAGCCAGATACGGGTTGGTTTCGACAAACAACCCTCTGCCGGTGGGTCCTCCCGCTGGGCTGTGCTAAGAGGTTTATCTCCCGCCAGCAATGCCAACGTCAATGTATTGCCCTCCGACCGTCTGCCGACAATGCACGGCAATCACGTTTTCGCCGGGCTTGAGCGCGTTCTTCAGCGCATCCGTCAGCAGGTGTTCCACATAACCGGTGACAAAGCCTTTGAAACTTGCCACCCGTGTACCGTTGATGTAGACCTCCGCGTCCTCGTCGTGATGGATGACCAGCGCCAGGTATCGGAAGTTGACCTCTTTCAGATGGAAACGCCGCCGCAGCCAGATGTCGCTGGTGTCCCACACGGTGCGCACCACCGCACCCGGTGTACCCGACGTGCCAAAACCGCCTTCACCCTCCTGCCAGTGGCTATCGTCGAAGTCGGGCAGGAACCAGCCGGTGGCTGGCGCGCGGGTGGTGTAGCGCCAACGCTGTCCCGCCTGCTGGGAGGTGGGCAGTAGCGTCTGCCACTGAATGTCCAGCACGCGCGGCGGCTGTGTCTCGTACGCAGCGGGGCGCTGGTTAATCGCTTTAAGCCACGCGGGGTCATACTTGGGCTGGCGGTTGTAGTAGTAAACGCCGTTCTGCTCCTGCTCGATATCGTACAGCTGGGTGTAGCAGAAGCCGAACATGTTCGGGTTATCGAGCAGCGTATCGGTCAGCGCTTTGTAGCGCCTCAGGAACTCCTGCAGGTCGGTCTCACCATAGCCCCAACCGCCCTCACTCAGACGCTGGGTACGGATGCGTATCCCCCCGTATTCGCTCACGAAGTAGGGTTGTCCGCGATAGGCGCTGCGCGGGTCAGCAGGCACGTTATTCCAGGCGCGCGTGCCCAGCTGTTTGAAGGGTTCGTAGCGTTGCGCAAAGACCCCCGGCTCCTGCGTGTAATCGTGGCAGTCATACACATCCGTTTCGGGCACGAAGTGCACGTAGCCACTGGCATCCAGCCAAGGACGTGTTGGATCCATCGTTTGCGTGGTGGCAAGCAGTATCTGCGCGAAAGCGGAGCCTCTGCTGCTATCGGTTTCGTTGAGCGGGCACCAGCCAATGATACTGGGATGGTTACGGTCGCGCTCAATCACCTCTCGCC
This portion of the Bacillota bacterium genome encodes:
- a CDS encoding Uma2 family endonuclease; translation: MSQVALQDVKRWSLSEWLQLPEGPPFYELENGRLIQMPSPRREHQRVVAKLFNYLDKWCTVRQLGTVVMEVDVALPTGRGYIPDIAFVRREREAELLAEDGKIHGAPDLVVEVLSEGSRSRDLFRKFEGYQEAGVRYYWIVDPEAWLIAEYALTEQGYVLRSVTEEGEVFRPSLFEGLEIDLKAIMTTTQRP
- a CDS encoding amidohydrolase family protein, with the protein product MPRALINVTVWDGRQVIHPGFVLWEGERISDVGRADVVRFSSNVRLIDGKGGWVIPGLIDLHVHVDEVKTPELFVRYGVTSVRDMGSSPRVIAQWREAWRKGDRRPYVYWMGRNIDTGKPSWWEAVAVKNPRDVPALLEHMRKLGADGFKLYVNADLPTCEAVIDYARWLGMPTTTHHETIAASQLMRLGISGIEHAHCLLHELLPNRPSVDEKRKSDYLRLFAGFERLEMDTERTRRLMELAYATSIVWTPTLSVYDIPPWWRQKHPAGVALPPEWQREWARPYWDFLSTRGWTAADFRMAERAVRVFKQFVAEARRQGVLIGAGTDTPAPGVLPGAALHHELRLLVQCGFTPEEALRAATVVAARALRQESRIGSLQPGARADMVVLSSNPLERIENLMSIQAVYLRGQKV
- a CDS encoding HEPN domain-containing protein; translated protein: MNRARDWLRQAERDLQQAETSKRERLHEWACFAAQQAAEKAVKALHLKYGQYGWGYVVARLLEDLPADITVPPDLIDKARVLDTFYIPTRYPNGFSEGASYEHYGALQSEEAIRYAREVVEFARAQMA
- a CDS encoding nucleotidyltransferase domain-containing protein, whose product is MPVRSLNSRVLKWPDLQTVREAVVEWAQQIAKQRPEVARIGLFGSYARGDWGVGSDIDLVVIVRHTDVPFMRRALDYDTRGLPVGADVLVYTEAEWQQMLREGRFAPTIEREAIWVYP
- a CDS encoding site-specific DNA-methyltransferase, which codes for MQGTSDDLKVLHDYLTDFNQFGRESVVQETKGVPTYVNQFWTSKQRQANSLHEIAYRACFKPQLPRFFIDLLTQPGDVVYDPFMGRGTTLIEAALMGRVPFGCDVNPLSDILTRPRLNPPSLAAVADRLRQLDLSHCRHYPQELEVFYHPETLTEICALREYLLQRERAGDMDDVDRWIRMVAVNRLTGHSKGFFSVYTLPPNQAVSIESQRKINQRLGQTPPRREVKTIILQKSRSLLRDCDSLVRARLASVAPRALLLTRQAHHTPEIPDASVHLVVTSPPFLDVVDYAQDNWLRCWFCGIDPQAVPITIARGVHEWREAMRHVFRELTRVLVQGGWIAFEVGEVRGGKVRLEEVVVQAVQGLPLMPQAIVINDQHFTKTAHIWGVSNRVKGTNTNRIVLMQKR